A genomic window from Elaeis guineensis isolate ETL-2024a chromosome 3, EG11, whole genome shotgun sequence includes:
- the LOC105040759 gene encoding F-box/kelch-repeat protein At3g61590 — protein sequence MEGEISWESYSTSYLGSEIVESKPVSEDNDSPDGGTLVSLDAILPDDLLEKVLSFLPIASTIRSGSVCKRWRDAVRSGRFSWTSMLPQKPWYFMFTCSEDAVAGYAYDPSLRKWYGFDFPCIEKSNWSTSSSCGLVCFMDSEDRSRIFVCNPITRDWKRLQDAPGGKHPDYSALAISVDRKSHNYTVAVAKCKQVPEDYYQWDFSIHVYESEGKSWVTPFNEILVGWRGGDECVICNGVLYYLIYSTGVLGNVEPRHCLVMYDLSGRSSHMSLMRMAIPVPCSLTCGRLMNLKDRLVMVGGIGKHDRPGIIKGIGIWELWNKQWQEVVRMPHKLFQGFGEFDDVFASSGTDDLVYIQSFGSPALLTFDMSQKTWKWSTRSPVTKRFPLQLFTGFCFEPRLEVTS from the coding sequence ATGGAGGGCGAGATATCGTGGGAATCTTATTCAACTTCCTACCTTGGAAGTGAGATTGTCGAATCTAAACCGGTTTCTGAAGACAACGACAGCCCGGACGGTGGCACATTGGTTTCCCTGGACGCGATTCTTCCTGATGACCTCCTGGAAAAAGTCCTCTCCTTCTTGCCCATCGCGAGCACAATTCGATCAGGGTCCGTATGCAAACGATGGCGCGACGCCGTGCGCTCTGGAAGGTTTTCGTGGACCAGCATGTTACCTCAGAAGCCATGGTACTTCATGTTCACCTGCAGCGAGGATGCTGTGGCTGGCTATGCCTACGACCCGAGCCTCCGGAAATGGTATGGCTTCGACTTCCCTTGCATTGAGAAGAGCAACTGGTCCACCTCTTCCTCCTGTGGACTGGTTTGCTTCATGGACAGCGAGGACAGGAGCCGGATCTTTGTCTGCAACCCGATCACCAGAGACTGGAAGAGGCTTCAGGATGCTCCGGGTGGAAAGCACCCGGACTACAGCGCGCTCGCCATATCGGTGGACCGCAAGTCTCACAATTATACCGTTGCGGTTGCCAAATGTAAGCAGGTGCCTGAGGATTATTACCAATGGGACTTCTCCATCCATGTCTATGAGTCGGAGGGCAAGTCCTGGGTCACTCCCTTCAATGAAATTCTGGTGGGATGGAGGGGAGGTGATGAGTGTGTGATCTGCAATGGAGTTCTGTACTACTTGATCTACTCCACCGGTGTTCTGGGAAATGTGGAGCCCCGGCATTGCTTGGTTATGTATGATCTCTCCGGGAGATCGTCACACATGTCTCTGATGCGCATGGCGATACCGGTCCCCTGCTCGCTGACGTGCGGTCGgctgatgaacctcaaagatagGCTGGTTATGGTCGGCGGGATCGGGAAGCATGACCGGCCGGGGATCATCAAGGGGATCGGCATTTGGGAGCTTTGGAACAAGCAATGGCAAGAGGTCGTTCGAATGCCTCATAAGCTCTTCCAAGGATTTGGTGAGTTTGATGATGTCTTTGCAAGCAGCGGCACCGACGACCTCGTCTACATACAGAGCTTTGGGTCGCCGGCGCTGCTCACTTTCGACATGAGCCAGAAAACATGGAAATGGTCGACCAGAAGTCCCGTGACCAAGAGATTTCCCCTCCAGCTCTTCACCGGTTTCTGCTTCGAGCCAAGGCTCGAGGTCACTTCTTGA